The sequence TGCCATTCGTTCATATGCCATAGCTATTGGTCCTGTCTTGTTAAAACTGGAATTTCTGCAGCATCTCCCCAAAGCCGCTCTAAGTTATAATAACCTCGCTCATCTTTATGAAAGACGTGACAAACTACGTCACCTATATCTACTAAAATCCATCTAGCTTGGTCAAAGCCTTCTAATCGATACAAAGTAACTTCATTTTCTTCCATTTTTTCTTTGATTCCTCGAGCAATTGCTTGTACTTGTCGCTCATTATTACCATGACAAATTAAAAAATAATCAGCTATTAAAGAAACCTCTTTCATATTAAGTACCAGGATGTTTTCTGCGCGTTTATCATCACAAGCTTCTGCCGCTAATTGTACAATGTTCTTATTTTCCACTAACTAATTCCTCCTTAATTTTTCGATTAAAATAATTATATGCGTAAAATGTATCAGGATAGATGGTAGCCTGTTTTCCGAGCAAATACTGAATAGTATTTGCTAATGCCATGAAACAAGCTTGTTCTAAATTCTTTTTTGCTACTTCTCTTACTTTATCCACTCCAGGGAATTTTCTACCCGGCTCCATATAATCTGCTAAAAAAATAATCATTTCCAGCTTACTCATATACGCCCTACCAGTTGTATGGTAGTGAACTGCCTCTTGGATTACTTTGTCTTGGATGCCGAGTTCTTTTTCTACTAACAGAGCACCAACCGGACCATGCCATAGCTCATGATGATATTGAAGCAAATCCTTTGGTAAAGATGTAGTCAAAATCCACCGAGCCAATTCCTCCTTTGAACGATATTTGGCGTAATCATGTAATACACCGGCTAATTCCGCCTTATATTCATTTTCTCCAAACTGATTAGCTAGTTTTTTAGACAACTCAGCCACTCGTAATGAATGGGCAAATCGCTCTTTTGTAAGCTGTGGTTTTACTTTCTCTATCGCTGTATCAATATCCATATAAATGATGCTCCTTCAAATAATGATAAACGGATTGAGGTAACCAATAGTTTACAGATTCCCCTTTAGCACATCGTTTACGCAGCAATGTTGATGAAATTTCAATTAGGGGTATGTCAACTTCTTTAATAGGAAAACTGCTTTTTAATTGATAATTTGGCCGTTTCACCCCAACGAAAGTAACTAACTCGGAAAGTTCCTCAATCCGATGCCACTTCGGTAAATATTCAACCATATCTGCACCAATAATAAAATAAAATTCCTTATCCAAATACCGTTTTTGTAATTCCTTAACCGTATCAATCGTGTAAGACTTACCGCTTCTCTCTAATTCCACTGTATTCACCTTAAAATAAGGATTATCCTTAATAGCAAGCCGAACCATCTCTAACCGATGATCCGGACTTGTTTTTGCCTCTTCCTTATGAGGAGGTGTATAAGATGGGATGAACCAAATTTCAGCTAAATGTAATGCGAGCCGAACTTCTTCCGCAATAATTAAATGTCCAATATGTGGTGGATCAAAAGTTCCCCCTAATATACCAATTCGTTCCATGATACCACCCTTTACGGAAGTTGAATATGCTTATTTTCTTTAGATTCTTTATAAAGGACGATGTTATTCCCTATAATTTGTACAATTTCAGCACCTGTTCCTTCAGCTAATTGTTCGGCAACGATCGTTTTATCTTCTAGGCAATTTTGTAAAATGCTTACTTTCAATAGTTCTCTTTTCTCCAAGGCATCTTCAATTTGAGTAACCATATTTTGATTTACACCTATTTTACCAACTTGAAAAATCGGCTTCAGTTGATTTGCTTCAGCACGTAAAAAACGTTTTTGTTTCCCTGTTAACATACTATCTTCCTTTCAAAATTTGCTCTAACTCATCTTCCATCATTCCAATATCTGGCTTTTTCCTGGTCCAGATCTCAAAAGCATATTGTGCCTGATATAGTAACATCGTATGACCATAATGGACAGGTGCTCCACTCTTTTCTGCCTGCTGCAAAAATTTTGTCTTCATCGGTTGATAGATGATATCACTATAAATCACATTGGACGGAAAATCCTTGTTTGCAATTATTGTTTGCTCTATATTAGGCTTCATACCTACAGAAGTTGTCTGAATCACAATATCATAATCCGCTAGCTTTGCTTCTGCTTCCACGAAGGACAACACTTGGGAGTCTTTATTTGCATGACGACAAATAGCAGCAGCCTTTTCTTTTGTTCGATTAGCAATGTCAATCTGATCAAAATGAAACTGATCCAGTGCAGTAAAGATCCCTCGAGCAGCGCCACCCCCACCAAGAATCAGTGCACGACGAGGTGTCATTTTAAACAAGTTTGGAAACTTATCCTGTAAAGAACGTACATAGCCGACTCCATCTGTGTTATAACCGATCCATTTTCCATTTTTATTTATTACCGTATTAACAGCTCCAGTTCGATTAGCAATCTGATCTATCTCATCCAGAAAAGGCATGATCTGTTGTTTAAAGGGAACAGTTACATTAAAACCATGTACGTTTTTGGACTTTAAATGCTTGAGAATCCCTTCTACAGGTGTTTGTTGTGTAAACTCAAATAGTGAATACGTTCCTTTGGTTGACGTTTTCTCCATAAACCGTTCGTGTATCCACGGTGATAACGAATGAGAAATTGGATATCCGATTAAGCCGAAACGATATACCACTAGTACTCTCCTCCTAATTAAATGAATCCCTTATCGAAACAGCAACACCTTTTGGTCGATGGGCTGTTACGGTAGCTCCATTTCCTAAAATACTTACCCAGCCTAAACCAGGAAAAACAATATCATACTTACCTGCCTCTATGCGAAATGTACTCGCAATAAATGGTGGAACTTTATCGACAGAGGTTTTTGTTGGTGGGGATAATAATTCTCCTAAATGGTTTTCGTATAGTGCGTCTGCCTTTTCCAGTTTGGTTCGATGGATGGGTAATTGATTTGAAAAATAACAAACAAACGATTGCTTATCCCCTTTTATAAAATCTAATCTTGCTAAACCGCCAAAATATAAAGTTTGTCCATGATTTAACTGATATACTCGTGGCTTTATTTCCTTGTTCGGCGTGATTACTTTTAAATCATCCTTAGAAATATAATGCGCCATCTGTTGTTTATTTACAATACCGGGAGTATCAATTAGAGATGAATTATCGTCTAATGGGATTTCAATAAACCCAAGCGTCGTCCCAGGAAAATAGGAAGTGGTAATTACTTCACTATATCCAGTGGATTGCTTGATTAGTCGATTAATAAACGTTGATTTACCTACATTCGTGGTACCTACGATATAAACATTCTTCTCTTTTCGCTGTCTTTCAATTTGCTCTGTTAATTCTTCCAACCCATGACCTTTCATAGAAGAAATCAAAAAACAATCTACTACCTTTATTCCGGCTTTTTTCGCTTGAGAACGAAGCCATTGCATT is a genomic window of Virgibacillus proomii containing:
- a CDS encoding nicotinate-nucleotide adenylyltransferase; amino-acid sequence: MERIGILGGTFDPPHIGHLIIAEEVRLALHLAEIWFIPSYTPPHKEEAKTSPDHRLEMVRLAIKDNPYFKVNTVELERSGKSYTIDTVKELQKRYLDKEFYFIIGADMVEYLPKWHRIEELSELVTFVGVKRPNYQLKSSFPIKEVDIPLIEISSTLLRKRCAKGESVNYWLPQSVYHYLKEHHLYGY
- the aroE gene encoding shikimate dehydrogenase — encoded protein: MVYRFGLIGYPISHSLSPWIHERFMEKTSTKGTYSLFEFTQQTPVEGILKHLKSKNVHGFNVTVPFKQQIMPFLDEIDQIANRTGAVNTVINKNGKWIGYNTDGVGYVRSLQDKFPNLFKMTPRRALILGGGGAARGIFTALDQFHFDQIDIANRTKEKAAAICRHANKDSQVLSFVEAEAKLADYDIVIQTTSVGMKPNIEQTIIANKDFPSNVIYSDIIYQPMKTKFLQQAEKSGAPVHYGHTMLLYQAQYAFEIWTRKKPDIGMMEDELEQILKGR
- the yqeH gene encoding ribosome biogenesis GTPase YqeH, which produces METIYCQGCGVLIQTTDRSEPGYTPPSSLTKEDVLCQRCFRLKHYNEIQDVSLTDRDFLKMVGTIRNARGLVVHIVDIFDVDGTLISSLSRIVGDKPILLVGNKMDLIPKSVNKRKLMQWLRSQAKKAGIKVVDCFLISSMKGHGLEELTEQIERQRKEKNVYIVGTTNVGKSTFINRLIKQSTGYSEVITTSYFPGTTLGFIEIPLDDNSSLIDTPGIVNKQQMAHYISKDDLKVITPNKEIKPRVYQLNHGQTLYFGGLARLDFIKGDKQSFVCYFSNQLPIHRTKLEKADALYENHLGELLSPPTKTSVDKVPPFIASTFRIEAGKYDIVFPGLGWVSILGNGATVTAHRPKGVAVSIRDSFN
- the rsfS gene encoding ribosome silencing factor, producing the protein MENKNIVQLAAEACDDKRAENILVLNMKEVSLIADYFLICHGNNERQVQAIARGIKEKMEENEVTLYRLEGFDQARWILVDIGDVVCHVFHKDERGYYNLERLWGDAAEIPVLTRQDQ
- the yqeK gene encoding bis(5'-nucleosyl)-tetraphosphatase (symmetrical) YqeK; the encoded protein is MDIDTAIEKVKPQLTKERFAHSLRVAELSKKLANQFGENEYKAELAGVLHDYAKYRSKEELARWILTTSLPKDLLQYHHELWHGPVGALLVEKELGIQDKVIQEAVHYHTTGRAYMSKLEMIIFLADYMEPGRKFPGVDKVREVAKKNLEQACFMALANTIQYLLGKQATIYPDTFYAYNYFNRKIKEELVSGK
- the yhbY gene encoding ribosome assembly RNA-binding protein YhbY; this translates as MLTGKQKRFLRAEANQLKPIFQVGKIGVNQNMVTQIEDALEKRELLKVSILQNCLEDKTIVAEQLAEGTGAEIVQIIGNNIVLYKESKENKHIQLP